The stretch of DNA TGTGCAAGTTGTATAAATCTTTGTATTTCCTGAAGCAACcacctaagcaatggcatgagaaattCAACTCGACACTCATATCAGCAGGCTTTAGTGTCAATGAGGCTGATCGATGTGTGTATTACCGCTATGGTAGGGGCCAAGAAGTTATATTGTGTTTGTAtatcgatgacatactgatctttggcactagtcttgatgtaatcaacgaggtcaagatattcttgtgtcaaaactttgatatgaaagatcttggtgaggctgatgttattctcaacatcaagctgatcaagggagagaatgggattaTCCTTTCACAATCCCATTATGTGGAGAAAATGTTGAATCGGTTTGGCTATAGGGATAGCAAATCTAGTCCAACTCCCTATGATCCGAGCTTGATCCTTcgaaagaacaaaagaattggcagagaccaattgagatattcacagatgattggctcactcatgtatcttgcgagtgcaacgaggcctgacatctcttttgctgttagcaagttgagccgctttactagtaatccgggagatgatcattggcgtgCGCTTGAGCGCGTAATGCACTACTTGGTGGGTACTATGGAATACGACATTCATTATTCCGATTTTTCTGCAGTACTGGAAGGATACAGCGATGCTAATTGGATATCGGATCTAGATGAGCTGTATGCCACTAGTGGATACGTTTTCACTCTTGGCGGTGCTGCTGTTTTATGGAGATCATGCAAACAgactgtaacgcccgcgtttctacctaatctaaattacagcacgaatcgctcgctagaaaatatTCTCTCGACAAACTCGGGTcgatcctaaacccttaccgtccgaacccctAATCGCCCGACACATCTCCCGACTTTTCGCCGCCTGATTGACCaccatcctttttctttcctcgacccccgcgacgtgccgcatgctcaactccgcactcgcgaccgtcgccgcgaattccgccgacaCGGCTCTTTCCCCTCacgcgtcgcgtcgcacgcgcgcgacctcgccgcgaatcccgccgacgcaggacctcccccctccctccttttcttttcccctaccccttttcctcttctttctcctttctcctttctctgttcctgcttccttcgctcccctgcacgcagcacagcaccgagcagagctcggcgccggtcaccaccaccaccaccgccctctccccattgacgacgccacagtgccggcctaaccaggcccctcctctgcgcgcgccgtaccccgccgtgccgtctcggCACTCGTGTTGCCCCTGCCGGCCACGGCACCAAgcagagccggctgccgcgcgtcgtcgTGCCACGGGCCGCCTgctcctgcgccgcacgcccccaggccgtctctccccgctacgcgccaacccctgctctgcgcagcgacgaccagcccctccccggccttgctcccccgtaccaccgccgccccacctccattactgccgccaccggcctccaccgcgcctccctccttccagcccctcgccggcctacaaatacccccgccactacgccagaagccctaatctgagacgcgccctaggcaaaatgctagacgcgcaggggtcgcgtcccgcattaccgcgtcgcagataaaaaagtaatctgagacgcgcctcacGCTCGTCTCAGATTACCAAAACGCAAGACACGCCTCACTTACGgctcgtctcgccttggcttcacacaggcttccctgggagccaaatgcaagacacgctctaggctaggcgggtctcgcattagtctaAGATGAGAGatgcgcctcacttacggcgcgtctcgccttggcttcacacaggcccTGGGAgcaaaatgcgagacgcgctctaggctaggcgggtctcgcattagtcaaagATCGGAGACGCGCCTCatttacggcgcgtctcgccttggcttcacacaggcactcctgggagccaaatgcgagatGCGCTCTAAgctaggcgggtctcgcattagtcacagatgggagacgcgcctcaattacagcgcgtctcgccttggcttcacacaggcgccactgggagccaaatgcgagacgagcTCTAGGCTAgacgggtctcgcattagtcacagatgggagacgcgcctcatTTACGGCTCGTCTTGCTTTGGCTTCACACAGGTGGCCCTGGGAGCCTATTGAGAGTCGCGCCCCAAGCGAGGCGTGTCTTGCATTAGTCTACCTCCAACAGGGGCCTTTTCTTtccccagctgcatcctggaactagccaggatttggcagctgcaatcaaatacctgcaaaagatttcaattcacagaATTCACCGCAATCATCGCACGCATCCATACAATTCACATAGTGCGATACACACAAGGAAAGATGGTATTATATAACACATGTACAATCAATTAGCAACAATGATCGATAAGAACAATAGAGTACATGCAAAGCAAGTCTCTCAATCTAGCTCAATGTTGCGGGCCGTGCTATCGTGGATGGAACTCCCCCTTTGTGTTGACCACCTCCATCATGAGGAATcccgctagcctctctcggatatccttcacgttaccaagcgtcgtttgattgaaataatcatcttcgtccttcgaaatataattacaagcagttagaatacaagatgaagacagattttttttatttataaCACGTGATAATTCTTACCGTGAAATCCGGTTTCtctgcaactagaagcatgttgtggcaaacatagaacccacatgagttacccgagggttgccgtgtgcactacatgtcaaagatagatagaaattagcattttgcgacacttagaaccaagaaaacatcgtaatagtaaagcgatttagttatagtagttaccgtccacgcggtgtgatgtgtaaacgcagcttgacgttgctctttgtatccttctttggccctaagatgcctgtcaagagacctaaacacagacatccggatgttatattacaaatgcttctgaattgggcaaatgataaaaaactaaagcaaacaacaaacttactcgtcaaggattgagatgactagagaataatcacgtatctgaggcgcgcccgactcatctgatggaatgctcgagtcaaggtagaagacttgcttgctcctgacattgatgatgagtgtaacccaatggttgcctgggttgtacggcaccacaatgtgctccttgtcagcatgtactcgcatgcacttcaccatgtacctaaccaagttgaaatggaaacaagcggttacatgtgttaaatggaaacaagtgactacatgtggctacaagttgaaatgaaaacaagtTTAATTGTTGCATGTGCGCACCTGACCAAGCTATCTCTATCTGTCAGCATAAATGTCACCGTCATCAGCTGTGGGTCAATGTACCCACACTTCTTTCCGGTTCGACGCCttgtctcttgttgcatgtgcctacacgatccatatgaattgaaatagaaacgacttaaattgttgaacgtatatcaaatgcattgaaatggaaacaagtcttaatcgacttacaatgcaaagcaccgaatgagagaaagatccaaagcgtcgaggttgaaaaggtcgaacaaatcgctccaggcaacaataaagatgttgccgttgccctcaagctgcagaaagtgCCGCTCTTCGAATGACACCATGATTTCCTCGGCTTGATTGACATTTTGCATGTAGTACTTGTGCAGGTCCATACAATATGGACCTGCTGCCCGAAGCTCAGAGACACTAAGCAAGGCCTTTCCAACCCTGTACTTTGGATTCTCAGAAGTGTAAGCCCTTGTGACCGGTTGTTTTATCCGCTCCACCTTTTTCTTCCCCTCTGAGATCTCCCGCTTCGTCGCCATCGGcctactctgcttcttcctcacaggattagccttgcttggcttcttgggagcggtagctggctctgtcggaacaggtggaggggggTAACCTGAGGCTGAGTAGGGACAGGAGGATGCGGTTCCGATAACGATTCCCGTGTATCCGGCAGCTGTGGGCATGGCTCAGAAAACGTCGGTGGCACTGCAGCACTCTGTGGCTGAGGTTGACTGGTCGGTACTgaatctgcatctgctggatcaaTATGAATACCAGCTCTCCGCCACTGAACCCTTCTCGCAACTGCATCCCGCAAAGTGGTGGTCATGTCATCTGGTGGCACCTCCAGCTTGATATTCTTAGCAAACTCATGCACGTAGTCAATCTTGAGCACAGCACAATCAGCCCTGACCTGCAACAacatcaacaacaacaacaaagcctttaaatctcaagcaagttgtacataccaaaagaaaaaaaacaaaaagaaataggagaaaagaaaagagaggcaaagaccaatgcactgacctggacaccttcaagctgggaCATACCGGGATACACAAGCCCGTTCCCGACCTCCATGAAAGATGAATCTCCGACCAGCTGCACGAGAAGACTGCATCGGGTCGGACGAGCCAAGCCATCTATCGTATCCGGCTCCACTGATGTAGGCACAATTGCCCTCTCTGTCCCTCTGctctgagaagcacccgctgcagtacaagcgaagctgtcccttctctcttcactcATCGTACTCCCCGGCATATCAGGGAATGACAATCCCTGAGACTCGAAGATGGTCTTCAGCTCTCCAAACATCTCCATCTTCACCTGCTTTTTGATCTCATCTAtgtcaacctttgatgaggagtctcgagtccgcttccggtatctgcctttgtgttcagggaacccctccttccaggtcaactgactggaaacaccacggacacggccccgttgctcacgggttcccaaagccctggtgagcgcatcaaactccctcactccttcatttgaaccttggctgctctccatcaaagccctttgagCAACTTCCTCAGCGCTCGTGCTGTAGAAATTGATATTGCCATCCTCCGTGAGCTTTGACCTAGCACGCATAAATGGTGCCAGCCGTCCCTCAAACGATTCATAGGGATTCTCAATCCCCCTCGCTGCCAGCATCTCATCCTCCTGCTCCCACTTGCGTTGCTTTCCAGCATATCCCGCTGAGCCAAGGTGGTGGTCAAGCTCGTTCCGCGCTCGGAGACCCCGAAAATACTCACTTGACTGTTGGAACTCGGGAGTATTCCACTTTTCAACAAGCTCGTCCCAGGCTTCTTTGGTCAAGTCCGCATACTTGTCAAAagggttctctttcttcttccaacactttaaaagcctgcacgacaaaacaataaatctgcataagtgacagtagataatgaaaaaatgttagtaaatgacaatagtaagtgacaacactttacttgttcttgtagctcctccaggctttagagatgatcttcatagcatgcttcgtagccttatcgtgcaactctatcggatattcaacatagggttgaatattgttttcgaagattctctttttgtcgtcccaagacaagtcatcgaaatgttccaaggtgagtggcaccctTTGCCGGGCAGTGAGGCCACAAACCCGTGCTAATCTCACCAAGACTGACGATTCTTCGGGTGCTGCCTCAGAATTGAGCCGGCCACAACTTTTCACATCTGATGGCCACTTTGTCTgtgaccttttctttctgccagcaccagatgtgctagctcctgactgtgaccgtgccggccgtcctgatgatgctctgtcatctgtaggttgctgcacactgtcctcaccgcctgcagcttgctgcacactgtccggaccactggacatcgtgctacatgagaaagaaaaaaaaacagatacaaccatagagtaaacgctccgaatcagatacaaccatagagtaaccgcatgaatcccatacctaggcctagacatgcttaatgctttagtgatacatattctcgcaaagtaatctccattttttgaaatatatgactcaatctttggtcattaaccgctctttttttttatttggctaggttggtccatggaagATGTTTCTTGCCCTGGTACATCCATATGTAGGGTATGAACAGTGACTAATTAGAAAGGGGGAAAGCTCACCTACGGCGGCAGTGGACGACGCTACGGTGgcttggggcggcgccgcggggccggggacgacggcgcgacggctcggggaaggctcgacggcggcggcactcgcggggacgggagctcgggcccggggggcgccgatagcgcggagcggcgctgcggggccggggacgagGGCCGCGAGGGAGTGACGGTCTGGCTcaacgacgacgggcggcgcgagacgacggcgcggcggcggggagcagagaACGGTTGTATCTGATTTGAAAATTTGACCTAAGTCCCCGAAGGCCGAGCGTCGCGTTCTAACCGgggaatgcgcgacgcgcggtacccacggcccgtcgcgcattggtgtgggactgggccccgagggctcacccgttcaatctgttcgtggtcttatgcgcgacacgcgttacctacggcgcgtcgcgcatgacaatatgcgcgacgcgccgtaggtagcGCTCGTCGCGCATTTGAGGCCCCCGAGATGGTTgcctgatcaggcgcgcgttgggaggggattttgtcccacctcgccaacgcaaggcgagtgcgtccagcttataagcttgggcggtcttTGCCGTTTCGAATTTACAATACATGTACCTCTTAGCCGcagtttcctctctttgcccatgctgtcggtgtgggtctggggctcgagggctcccttgccggtcgaacccgttcaatctgttcgtggtaccctgcgggttgagcccggtggccccgtaCCCACAGCCCGGGTATAACTTTTTTTGTTGCGTCTCTGAGGCACAAGTGTTTTCGGCCCGGACCCCCTTATAGAAccggaaaaataattgcagataccggagaatgcgcgacgcgcggtaCCCACGGCACGTCGCGCATTGGTGTTGGAATGGCCCCGAGGGctcacccgttcaatctgttcgtggtcttatgcgcgacacgcgttacctacggcgcgtcgcgcatgacAATATGCGCGACGTGCCGTAGGTAGCGCGCGTCGCGCATTTGAGGCCCCCGAGATGGTTgcctgatcaggcgcgcgttgggaggggattttgtcccacctcgccaacgcaaggcgagtgcgtccagcttataagcttgggcggtcttcgccgtttcgaatttacaatacatgtacctttgagccgcagtttcctctctttgcccatgctggcggtgtgggtctgggcccgagggctcccttgccggtcgaaccagttcaatctgttcgtggtaccctgcgggttgagcccggtggccccggacccccaaccGGGGTGTAACTTTTTTTTGTTGCCTCTCTGAGGCACTTTTCCGCCCGGACACCCTTATAGAAccggaaaaataattgcagataccggagaatgcgcgacgcgcggtacccacggcacgtcgcgcattggtgtgggactgggccccgagggctcacccgttcaatctgttcgtggtcttatgcgcgacacgcgttacctacggcgcgtcgcgcatgatgatatgagcgacgagccgtaggtagCGCGCGTCGCGCATTTGAGGCCCCCGAGGTGTAACTcttttttgttttctctctttaggCACAAGTGCCCCAGGGTCCCTGGGTTCCTCCCGGAGTAGGTATAtgagcgacgcgccgtaggtaacgcgcgtctcgcctttcttgttcagttccagaactgaatgtccagaacaattaaagtcacaaccattcagttctggaactgaaaaTTCACACATATTGATATCTCACAAATATGAATTCGTACTTCACAaatattcacacattatcatatctcacaaaggcacaattaaagtcacacttttaccatatttcacaaaggaacaattaaagtcacacaattcccatacttgacaaaggaacaattaatataccttgtgtgcccaatcattttgctactttccgttgatcccttggttttttgaaattcttgactttttctttatggtcgttgcgcaagtagggagtttcgttggccgatggtattcttggcttgatcattgaggtgGCGAAAGGAGGTATCTCATCAAACTGATCGAACTCTTCCTCGTCGACCGCATTCTCAACACCGACGATTCGCCGTTTTCCAGGTATAACCACcttgagtcttttgtttgtGGTGTCGgaaacatagaacacttgagccacatgttgtgcgaggacgaaagggtccgtcttgtatccgtgacggctaagatcgacactaacgaacccgtacttgtctttttgtacacctctatttgcatcaacccaattgcaacggaaaagagcaattttaaaaccgtgaaagtcaagctcccatatctcttgtatttgaccatagtacgcagttttgtcctctccgttaacatcgtaagcatcaacacgtacaccactattctgatacatgcttttcttatcttgtcgttcggtgtagaacgtgtatccatttatgtcatacccttggtatgtcataacggtgaatataggaccaagagccaaaattttgagttgttcacttataggagtatctgatcgtgaaattcgattccggagccaaccacagaatttgttcatgtgttcctttgctaaccatgattcactgtgtacaggattctctctaagcaacagctccttgtgctcatcgaagtactcagacacaatgtccatttgttgcaacacgtggaaatgagccctatgaaataaatctcgatctggaattatagccttcttcccgatcgtccccgtgcctgtgagcctcccctcatgacgagacttgggaacaccaaccgggttactcgggtcagcgtagtttagagcccactcaatggcttcctctgtacaatatccttgtaccatgctgccctcggggaaagctcgatttcttactagtgacttcaagatgccgttgaatctctcgtacgcatacatctggtgaaggaacacaggaccaagtagctttatctccttgataagatggcccgtgaaatgaaggctgatatcgaaaaaggcaggtggaaaatacatctcaagaacgcacaaagtttcatagtgcttcttttccaatgactcaagatcttcttcacttagaaccttttgaccaattgcattaaagaaaaagcacaggttcataatagcctcccgaacattgaccggtaggatattccgaattcctatggcaatcatctgcgtcagcaatacatggtaatcatgagactttatgccgggagatagctttagatcaggcattgatacaagcttcgagacgttggttgagtagccagttggaactttcacacttttcaagaactcgcaaaactccttcttctcattctttgacagggtgatgcatgatgtgggcagctccattcctttaacggagtcatcattgagccacaactcttctctaattttcattttcttcagatcagctcgtgcatgtgcgtgatctttcgtttttccgtccatgttaagcaatgtgccgagaaggctctcacagacattcttctccacgtgcatcacatcaatagagtgacggatgtctaagtccttccaatacggtagctcccagaaaatcgactgcttcttccacatgtcatcttcttcaacaacgaccttcttgcccctcttgcctttcttctctcctttccgcttaccgaggacaacatggacattcttaaccatttcgtagacatcatgacctgagaaatgcggaggaggacgcctcttctcggccttaccgttgaagtgatcacacatgttccggaacgggtgtttcattccaaggtagcgtctatgtcccatgtacactattttttttgactcactcaagtactcagagtctgtctctctcaaacaatgtgggcacccgcaacctactttcttgctctgtccggacaagttccgtgccgctggagagtcactgatagtcgcgaacaaaatggctcgaagctgaaagtactcacgcttgtactcatcccagacctccactccttcacaccacagcaacttcagatcgtcaaccaaaggactgaaataagtgtcgatgtcattaccaggttgatgtggccccggtatcaagcccgacagcataatgtacttccgtttgttacacaaccaaggtggaaggttgtatatcgtcagaacaattggccaggtgctatgtgtgctattgttcatgaatgggttcatgccatctgtgctcattgcaatcctaatattcctcggatcttccgcaaatttaggatatcgcaaatctatgttccgccattgtgtggcatcagcaggatgtcttatcaacccgtccaccttatgcttctccttgtgccatcgcaacaattctgactcctttttgtttgcaaaccagcgcaccaatcgtggaacaattggaaagtaccaaaacacctttttaggtccgccctttgttctgttgcagtcctcatcatcaccaccatcttttctacggttgaatcgatcgagtccacaaacagggcacttctcaaggtcctgATAATTCGAGCCACGATAGAGAATGCAATCATTCTTGCACGCATGGATCTTTTCCACCTCCAATCCCAACGGGCAGATAATCTGTTTGGCCTCATAAACGGTCTCAGGGACGGTGTTGCCTTGTGGAAGCATGTCCTTAAGGAGTGCTAACAACTCCTTGAAACTGCCATCACTCCATCCGTGGATTGCTTTCAACTGGAAAAGCTTCACCATCGCAAATAGCCTTGAGTATTTCAATCCACAACCAGGATAGAAAGGTTTCTTAGAGTCTTCGATCATCCTCTTGTACTTTCCGAGTTCGGCTCCTTTGAACTCATCGTCGCCGTGTCTGTTAGCAGTGCAAACCATCTCCTCTATGTTatcaacctgtcaagccagacatgaaaagtcatattagCACGACCTTATTATTCTAATTGTAAGCTTTATTATGGGGCCGGGTTTGAGTACTACCTGTTCCATGATGTCGGCATTGCTCAACCCTAGTATATCCGCCTCAtccacatcgtcgtcctcttcttcgacaacactatggacctccctctccacataggaatccctactctctgcttcattaagtccttcttcaccgtgtttattccaacatcgataatcctccatgaatccacgtttgatcaagtgtgatttcaacacgtgctcttgaagatatcgcttctcatttttgcaatttttgcatgggcaatagagatactgtataccattgtccaccatatctttcttcGCGTTCTTAATGAAGGCTTCAACACCATCCATAAAGTCCTTGCAAAGGCGTGGACCATACATCCAACGCCGATACGACATCCTATCTATATAGAATATGAAATCAAAACGTTAGGATTCTCATAGTTTGGGGCCATGCACAACTAGTGTTTAAGTTCAAATATTGTTAGCAAGCATGGAATTATTGCTTGCTTGGAAGTGTAGTTCTGCCAAATATTATTCTGCATGTAGAATCTGtggttttataattttttagatgatggaataaaatttattatccCAGCTTCTGTATCTTGACGTGTCATCTACGATATAATACATGCAGGCAAGAGGCAATATTAATTAGAGACTCGAACTCTTACAAGACAAACCATAGCCAGTAAGGTCATATGTGGAGCCAAATATTGCCAATGATGCAAGAATGTAAAAATATTTTAAGATCTTCATCTTTACTTTTCATGCTATATGATTTATCTCGGATTTATTTAGTATTAGATGCTCTTAACGTCTGAAGACAATCATGGAAAAATCTTGGTGTATTTCGAACATAAGTTATAATGCCCTATTCTAGCCATAAAAGTTTGAACTTAGAACTTAATTATTACATGGTGAACCAAAAGAATCGATATCATATCGGAGTTACCTTGCCACTGCCCCCGCGACACACGACAGCAAGAAGAGGCTCGATCGTgctccagccgcccgccgcgagacgctccccacgagatctccaccgcccgccgcggcagatccacccagccgcacatccgccagcaccactttccccagatccacccagccgcaccaccaaagtatcagactgcaagttcggatagcttgttcggacctccagacccccaggcgggtcttgtctgaggtgggaaaaaatgcaagacgcccatgatctgagacgagccttgcagccgcgcgtctcccatcctcatgatctgagacgctccgtccaaaggcgcgtctcccatcctcatgatctgagacgctccgtccaaaggcgcgtctcccatctgatgatctgagacgagccttccAGTGACGCGTctccagacccccaggcgggtcttgtctgaggtgggaacaaatgcaagacgcccatgatctgagacgagccttgcagttgcgcgtctcccatcctcatgatctgagacgatcCGTCCAAAAGCTCGTCTCCCatctcatgatctgagacgagccttgcagtagcgcgtctcccatcctcatgatctgagacgatcCATCCAAAAGCTCGTCTCCCatctcatgatctgagacgagccttccAGTGACGCGTCTCCCATTTGTCTCAGTAAAGTAAAGCGAGACGCGTCCCGGCTATTTATCGAAAGAAAATTATAGTCACTCGATGTACTGCTGAACGAGATGACCACGGctgaaatccccctccccagcgtcccggagaccgaggacctcgccaccgccaaaatccccctccccagcgtgccggagaccgcggcgctcggcatcaccctcctcggcgcatcctccgagaccgccgcgctcccggagtgcaccgcttcggagatcacagcggtcgccaccggcagatctgcggcgcctcctccaaCGGGCTTCTgcaccaccagccgcagatctgcgacacggggaccgcagctcccttcaccaccaacatccccgggcttctccaccaccagccgcagatctgcgacaccgggaccacaacgcccttcaccaccaacatcccccgcACATAAGGATCGGGTACCTCCCATTGTTGAATGTATTTGTTGGAATCGTCGCATTCTGCCTGAATCTGCATCAGCAAACCCACGGAGGAAGcttctctttgtttgctttagtggtagtactctatcgatttctattgtctcacgaaacccacgaaacacgagcgggcccaggatgaaatttccgagctggtcgaagctgtttagctgcttcggcggctgcctcccctgcagcgACTGTTCAGTCACCCTAAACTGCTGTGGCTCGGGGAACAACAACGTTTACAAGGGGGAGGACGGTGATTCAGCTCGCGAAGCTGCTAGCGCTCGTAAGCCAGCGCCATTGCCTGATTTAATATCTATCTAATAATTAATAtcgatgtaataataattgctggatttagctagacattgtaatgctggatttagctagacattgtaatgtattgtgaGATTATTTGTATTTcagacattgtaatgtattgctggatttactaatgtaatgtaatgtaagccggttcgttcggtttcaagggattgattccatgtaatatgtattgtacgctacagacgcgccaccgccacccccccccccccccgatcaatgcgagacgagccttaCTAAGGCCCGTCTCGCATTACTTGTCAACGATTTTATAAAGCCACAGAAATTAATGCGCGacgagccttagtaaggcgcgtctctcattactttctgtggctttataaaatgatcggagacaagccctcccacggcgcgtctcgcattgaggtgggaacaaatgcgagacgcgccgtggA from Panicum hallii strain FIL2 chromosome 3, PHallii_v3.1, whole genome shotgun sequence encodes:
- the LOC112884905 gene encoding uncharacterized protein LOC112884905, with amino-acid sequence MKIISKAWRSYKNKFIVLSCRLLKCWKKKENPFDKYADLTKEAWDELVEKWNTPEFQQSSEYFRGLRARNELDHHLGSAGYAGKQRKWEQEDEMLAARGIENPYESFEGRLAPFMRARSKLTEDGNINFYSTSAEEVAQRALMESSQGSNEGVREFDALTRALGTREQRGRVRGVSSQLTWKEGFPEHKGRYRKRTRDSSSKVDIDEIKKQVKMEMFGELKTIFESQGLSFPDMPGSTMSEERRDSFACTAAGASQSRGTERAIVPTSVEPDTIDGLARPTRCSLLVQLVGDSSFMEVGNGLVYPGMSQLEGVQVSALVFASLFFSPISFCFFSFGMYNLLEI